tttATGAATGGATATTTCTTTCCCATGATGTGGTCTTATAGTAATTTATTTCTTATTGAAATTGTTAAACTTAATGACACTTGGTAACCAATAAAATtggtaaataaataagtttatttCCTAATGTTTTAACTAAAGTATAAGTGGCAAATGTTCTAGAAGAGAAAAGTGACTTGAATGACAAGTCTAATGGAAGATGCTTAAGAGAACGTATGCACTTAATGTTCTAGAACACTTCACACTTGTTTTATCCTAATGAAATGAGTCACCTTAAGCAAAACATTTGTCACTTACTCAATTTTGATGGATGGTTTAAAAGATAAAACTTGCCAAGAAAGACAGAAAGAAAGTCTTGGTGAGGAAGTAATCAAAATTTGATGAGGAAGCTAGGTTCTTCTCCCCACCTATAAATAGATGTTTTTGCTCCATCCTAAAGCATCATGAAGAAAATCTAAATGGAAACACATACAGAAAGGTTGTAGGTAAGGGAACTCCAACTTAAAGATCAAAAAATCATCAATcatgatcaaaaccgttcaaGAAGATTTCTGAAACCATGAATCAAGGTATTctgcatttttttcttataagtcTATTATGTGATTAGTCTAGATGTTAAAGATCTTAGGGTTTATGTAAAATCATGTTTACAATACCTGGACTTCAGAAAGCTTTCGTAGACCTTTCATCTCCTCATTGTCCACCCTTGTTGACAAATCATCTCTCCTTGCCTTCAACTCTTCCATGGCTGTCTCCAAATCTCTGAGATTTTCCTCAAGGTTGTGAATATAGCTCGCTTTGACACATAACCATTGAGAAAAACTATCCGCAACTTTTTCACATGACACTGAGACAGAGAGACAACCACCCATCGCTGCAGCTAcacaaagagttttttttttaataaactcaaGGAAAAGATAATTTTTGGGAGAATTGTTtggagagaagaaaagaaagaagatgaataaATTCGTCTTACAAAGACGTATAATTGCTGAGAGCTCAACGATGCATCTAGTTGCAGAGAATTCAAAGATGAAATTAAAGGCTTTGTTCCAACAACTATaacattgttttaaaaaaaaaaaaattaaacctcaCAAGTGAGTGTCAATTAttaacaaagaagaaaagacaAAGCTTTGGATAGAAAGATGGAAAGACAAGCTGGAGCATCCACACAAAATTTGCCACaacatataatttatatgtgGTCAGATAAGATAACATTACAAATTATGGAGATATCCTTACAACATACAGTACTTTGAACTAGATGTACACTCTGAGTTGTAACTtgtgtcatttttttttgacaaaactaCCTTCAACAAACGGAGGAGACGTTCACACGAAAAAGGAAAggaataaattatatttattttgtatgatCATTTACTCcttatgtttatttatgtttatatttcaGATTTTAAAATCCTTGAACAAATTTGTTAATTGCAGTcaattgtaattttattttatctttatttaacATCCACTTTGTTAAATTTTGGTAATTAACTAGAGTCGATCCACACAACcgcatagatatttgttttaaattttaaatttttgtttgtattaaataatataaaatatatttgtaaatttagtTGTAGtacataattattaatattacattttaaaacataacagttttattaattaactatattGTATCATCACTATTGTATAgagttgagcaaaatattctGATCcgaaaaatcaaaccaaactaaaatttgttaatattcaaatggatccaaaattttaatattcgaagaaccggaaccgaaaccAACCTACGACGAAATATTCTGGATAGTCGAAAATATCTGAATCATAATTATATATGATGTATGGAAGACACACATGGATCTATTCTTATTTACATATATCTTTTGTATACAAAGTTATGTACATCTATTTTCAGGCTTTTGGACACTCAAGTGAGAGATTCCCAGGAAAAGGAGAAGACAAACCATTGTCTCTCTTAAAAGTGTTAAGACCCATCCTTCAAGGGCTTAAACGCAGCCAAAACAACGGCTACTTTGCACACAAGAAATCCCAGAGTCCCCACCACAATCTTGTTAGGAAATACGCGGTCAAATTTTATGGTAAACCAGAATTTATGGGAGCGGGAAAGAAGCACACACACAcaattgttaacggagttcggccaatgttgcctacgtctccggacctgctacagatcttttattatcaaTCAAGGAAATTTTACACTCAGAAATTACTCGtaattttttaaagaagattttttgtgagaaattttttttttcttcttctgttctctctcgttctctctctctgtttttcttgttttgggatactgttcttcttctccttgtgtGGTTATTTATAGGAGATTATGGGGAGTTGGTGAAACTTCTTGTTGCACCTAccaaaaaacacaaaagaaatgtGTTGTTGAATTAATCAACAAACACGTTCTTGATACAACTTCTTGTTGTACCTACCAAAAACGTGTTCTCCAATGTAACCTCTGACAGCTAGAACCGATAATCCTATGGCCAACGCGAGACTCAAAACCGGAACCTTGCAGTTCATCTACGGATCTCTGTAGGAGCAGCAAGTAGAGAAATCCAAATGTTCCACCAAAGAAGAAAGCAACGGCAGAATTTTCAGctagagagaaggagaagacaGAGCTTCCGAGAAGGATGAGAAGTGCATCATAGAGAAGCAGAGGGAGTTTCAAGTTTGCGTATTCTTCCATGCTTTCCTTGTTGGAGACCACTGTACTGCCAATATTACAAGGAGCTGAAGATGAAGAGATTTGATGGGAGTCAGTGAGTTCAGTGATACGTGAAGGTCTGAGTTCCACCATTGACAGGTCACTGCTCTCTCCGAGCAAGATATCATCCACTTCAAAATCATATCGGTAACAGTAGACTTCTTCTACATTGGTCTCTCCAAGAACAGGTCTTTTAACAACCCACGAGCTCGCTCCTCCAACTCTCCATTGTCCTAAAACCTGAAAACAGAACAACACATGACTCATCAGTGACTCCCAAAAGCTTAACTAAAACAAAGTTATCTATGTGAAAGAAGCTAACCAGACTCAAGACTGATCCAAACAGCTCTGATTTTACTCAGTTTCAGCCCTAGAAACGTGAACTCATCAACGGAGCCTCTCTGAAACTTGAAGATTTCATCATTCCTTGACAAAGTTGCAGGTATTGTCTGTAACACCGAATCACCCTTGTCGTCTATCAAGCAGATAAGAACTCTAGCATTCATGTCGCTGATCCCTGACCCGAACACATTACTTGTCTGCAGCTTCACCTTATAAAGAGATCGAGACTCGGTCACAGTGAATGATGGGTTCGCACTAGAAACTTTCACTTCTTCTGCTGGTAAGAGACGCAAAGGTCTTGCATAGCTCTGGTAATCTAAAAGCCCAAAACCTTCATTAGTCTCAGTTGATTAAAGAATGGAAACAGAACCACGAGTGACATCTTGAACATAAACTCTGATGATCATCCAAACCTTATCACTCCTAAGTGAAATACACAGGTTAGAATAGGAGAGATGATGTTACCTTGATAATCGGATGTTTTCGAGCAGGCAGCGCCTCAGAAACTATTTTGAGATGGAGAGCTGATAGAACCAGAAACAACTTCACCTTTAGAGCCTGCAACAACAACGCTGCCTGAGTCATGTGGGCCTCGTATGGGCCAATATCAGACTGCAGAATGAGCCCAGCAGTGAGGGAAATGTCTTTTACGTTTTTGTATTTAAGTTATGCTTTGCCTTGTAAACAATCTATCGATCACAAATCATCAAggagaaaaccaccaaaaaaactctaaactttaaaaaaaagaccaaaaaaAATGCCAACTCATAAATGAGCAATTTAAATACCCAACTTTTGAATATTGGTCATTTTaatcttgtttttatgttgactTGGTaattttaacttaaaaatagTTCACGTTAactttgattaataaaaaataaacatctGTTAAGTTATGAAACTACgtagttttagtaattaaaagaaataatgcAATACGTAAGAAAAAAAGCCGTCGAACCCTAACTCCTTCATCCCCAACTCTTGTGGTGACGGTGACTGTTGTTTTTGGTGCAACGAAACTTCTCCGGGACACAATTGTAAAGGATGGCTAAGATTAGGCAATTTGGTAGTGTTCGTCACACTGGTGAATCGGGTGATGGCGAGGTGAGAGTTGTCGAAAGTGTAAGACAACATGTCAGAGATGATGATCGAGCTGTGGAACAGAATGATGATTGTGAGGTTGTTGAAGACGAGGCTGAAGCTGGTTTTGAGAATGAGGTTGATGAGAATGGAATAGGTGTCCAAGAAGAAATTGTCGGAGACTTACGAGGCCAGTTCGGAGATGTTGTCCAAGATGAGATGGATGATTATGATGGGGACAATGGAGATGACATTTGGAATGATGATACTATTCCTGATCCATTGTcgtctgatgatgatgaagaagagttGGAGCGTAGGGAAGAGGTCGCAAATACACAAGGCTGTGAAGAGCTTTTGTATTTGGGAAAGATGTATGGTTGTGCATCTGACTTCAAAGTGGCTCTCCTAAGGTATTCACTAAGAACAAGGTACGACATCAAATTGTACAAATCATGTGCTATGCAACTTGGTGCAAAGTGCTCTGATGTAGAGTCTAAGTGTCCTTGGAGAATATATTGCTCTTATGAAAGGAGAAGACATAAAATGCAGATTAAAGTTTATGTGAATAGCATACTTGCTTAAGATCAGGATACTCGAAGATGTTAAAGACATCTTCAATTGCTATGTTGTTTGAAGAAAGGCAAAGACTGAATTCGAAGCTCACAAGGACTGAGATGGCTGATGAGATAAAGAGAGAATATAATCTAATTGTCACAGAGGAACAATGTGGTAAAGCTAAGTCTAAACTTTATAGACAAAGAAAAGCAAGTCATGAAGCTCATTTTTCTCGTATTTGGGACTACCAAGCAGAGATTCTTCGCACAAATCCTTACTCGACGATGGAGATTGAAACTGTCCCAGGACCAGTTTTACAGAGCAAACAGAGGTTTGACCGTCTATACATGTGTTTCGCAGCTCAGAGAGAGACTTGGATTGAAACATGTAGGCCAATCATAGGTTTAGATGGGGCTTTTCTGAAATGGGATATCAAAGGACAGTTGTTGGCTGCGGACGAGATGGTGACAATAGGATTGTTCCAATAGCTTGGGCTGTGGTGGAAGTGGAGAACAACATCAATTTGGAGTGGTTTGTTAAACACTTGAAGGGAGACCTTGGACTACAAGATGGGGCTAAATTCACCATcatatcaaacaaacaaaaggttagtaGTTAATGCTTAGAAGTATTTCGTTATGTTTTCATTGTTAGTGTAACTAAAATACTTAATGATATGCAGGGTTTGGTGAATGCTGTTAAAAATGAACTACCTGAAGCTGAACATCGTATGTGTGCAAGACACATTCTATCTAACTGGAAGAGAGATAGTAAGGATCCAGAGTTAGAGCGTATGTTCTGGATCATAGCACACTGTTACACCAAAGGAGAGTATGAGGATGCTTTAGAAGCACTTAAGAAGTACAACAAAGGTGCGCATGACACTCTTCTTCTCCAAAATCCTCCAACATGGTCTAGAGCATTCTTTAGACAAAGATCATGCTGCAATGACAACTTGAACAATCTCTGTGAGTCATTCAATAAAACCATAAGAGAAGCAAGGAAAAACCACTACTCGACATGTTAGAGGATATTAGGAGGCAGTGTATGGTCTGTAATGCGAAGAGGGCTATTATTGCTAGTAGACTGAAGACTAAGTTTACTAAGAGGGCACATACTGAGATTGAACTGACAAAGGAGAAGGCAAAAGATTGCAGAAGGTACTTAGCATGTGGAAATTTGCATGAGATTGATCATCATAGTGTTACATATAGTGTGGACATGAACTTGCGAACATGCGGCTGTATGAAATGGCAGGTGACAGGAATTCCTTGTATACATGCTGCATGTGTCATGATTGCAAAGAAGATTAGGTTTGATGATTATGTGGTTGATTACTACACAACAAGAAAGTGGCGGCAAACATATAGTCGAGGAATCAAACCTGTCCAAGGCATGAAGTTATGGTCTAGATTAGGTAGGATAGGAGTTCTGCCACCACCATTTGGAGTAGGAAATCGTGGAAGACCAAGTAATCATAATAGGAAGAAAGGTCTTAATGAATCTTCATCTTTGTCCAACAAGAACAAGTTAAGCAGGGACAAACGTATCATGACTTGCTCTAACTGTCGAGAAGAAGGTCATAACATACAAACTTGTGCTAATGAGAGGGTCGAGAATGCGCCCAAAATACCAAGAGGTCGACCAAGAAAAGAAATTTCGGTATGATGCTCATTGTTTAATTACTAATTAAAAGGACTCTGTTTCGATCAGTTTTAACCACTATGTTATATTTTGCAGAGAGATCTATCTCAAGCACAAGGACCATCTAAAGGACCATCTCAGCCCCAAGTGTGATTGTGTCTTTGTTTTATCTATTTCACGTGTGGTTGAACTTATTCGTGTGTTTGAACTTAGCTATGTTTTTCAGTGTTTTAACTCATCTACGGGTATCCATGTTTTAAACTTaattctttttacttttttttaatgtgttaAATTTGACATTACTTTTTCGTATCTTTCACCACCCTTTCCACAAAGTAAAAATATGCGGTTGCGTCTCTGTGCAAAGACTACACGATGCATCAACTTGAGAGTTCTATCTTAACCCTCTCTCCCGTTGCCATACGTTCATGGACTGCAATACATGTGATGACAGAGAATTTAGGTATAGCTGCTGAGAACGAGAGCGGAAGACCATGGAACCTTTGCTGACCCAGAGCCGTGTTAAGTTCCATGTCTGATTCGAGTTAAAGACTGTTTTGAAACTATCCTTTGTTCCCTTCCACAGCCTCAAGTCAGTCTTTGTTAGTTAAAGTCATTAGTTCGCAGGCTCAGCATTTTGTTGTTCTAAATTAACCGTAAAGAGTTCATTCTCATGTTAACGGAGTTTTGCAGAGTGAGAAGAAAATGGCACAGATGAAGTGAGAAGATGCTGAATCCATGAGGGCGGATAATAAAGTCTTAGACGGAGGAGAAGACGTAGGATCTACTGGAGCTCAGGCGTCATGACATCATATTTacagaaactaaaaaaatattgtgttgATTAATTGATGTAGCTGCACATAATGACGAAACAAATAAGACAAATCAACAATGTTTTTGTCTTAAGATTCAATTTCTTGACTCACAAGAAACTAACTGTtggtttcaaattatatgtttagTATCAGCCGAATAAAGACAAGTACGAGTTTGATGTGATCTTCTCGTCTTCGTTAAAGGCATATAAAGTCATTATATCCATATGAAAGTTACGCcatagattttagtttttcttattccTCTGTTTTTAATTACTCAAAACTACgtaacttttacatttttaacaGACGTTAagtgttttttaattaaagttAACAGTTGATTATTGTTAAGTTAAAATGGCTGAGTCTAACATAAGAACAAGATTAAAATGGCCAATATTCAAAAATTGGAGATTTAAATTGCTCATATATGAGTTGGAGCTTGTTTtagcattttttttaaagttcagaGTTATTTTGGTGATTTTCTCAATTATCAAGAGGATTCTTCCTCaagttttctttctctctctatcttcttcCCTACACCTTTGCTCTTCCTCTGATCTTCTCCCCTTTCTGTTACAAATCACGATGAACCCTAATCTGGGTTTATCAAGAAGCTtcctaaaaaaaatagtattcgAGAGGCAGTGAAACTTCTGATAGAGGCAGTGTCttcaattcaaaattttattagcTGCCTGCACATTTAACCGAACCGAGTGcctaggaaaaaaaaatgcagaCTGCGTGTGTTCTTGTtaattgttatttatttcttcGATTGATTCAAAGATGTGTGTGATGTTTTGCTTGTAGAGAAACCGAAACTCAGGTTACAGAAACAGAACCTTTAATGCTCTGATCAGAAGTTGGCAGACTTGATTAATCTTTATAGAGTAAGGAGTAGGACGCAGTACTCTTTTGATATTTACTATTAACTCCTATAGTTTCAAGATTTATTATCTGACCCAAATAATTTCTCAGCAGTTAATAAAAACACCAACAGtgctatttatataattaatttcctcctCAAAATATGGACAATAATAACATTTATGAACCTTAAACAAACCAAAATTAGATCTTTTAAGGGGGGGACATTGTGTAAAATAGGTAATTGTAGGCACAAAACAGTATTTAAAGAGATTATGGGgggttaaaatgtaaaataataaccactatataagaTTATAATCCCTAATAACCCGCTCGTATTTGAGATCAAAAGGGGACTTTAGACGATTTAATCCCAATCTTCTCCAATCCATAGAGCAAAGCTTCGTTCTCCGGAAGCCAGTGATTGATTCTTCACTCTCTTAATAGTCTTGTCTAGTTTCTTTAATGGTTGTGTCTCTTTTATAAAAACCTTTTACCATCTTATAAATAAGTAGGAAGACATGGTGTAGATCTCAACTATAGATGTATGTAGTCCAGCAGGTTCCTAGTGGGGACTAtgaaatatgtaaaaaatatatatatagcatttatcTACTATTGGTTCTGATTCGTTCATATGAGTATGTGATGAAGTGCAGATGGTTGATGATATATAGAAAATGTAACTTTGCATGTGTGTGTGTTCCAACAGAGTTTGCATCGTTTGTATAGTATATTTTACCATGAAGCAGAAGACCAAGAACTTAAACGAATCTGCAGTTGCAAAAGACAAGCTTGTAAGTTTTGTTAAGGCTCtccatctttgtccttcaaagGGTAAGGCTTCTCTCAAGGAGGATGAACTTAGAGACATGAGTAATGGTGTTTCTTCTTCCGCGAGTAATCAAAAACTATTTGATATACGGGTGCATTAATTTAGTATGCCGTTCACCCCTGCTGGAACTTAGCACAATGTGTGATTTAGACTTTAAATGGATATAAATTTGTGTTTGTTCACACCCCTACTGGAACTTTTTCTTAGAGCTGCAAGGGAGCCAGGGCCTCCACCACAAAGTGGCTATTCCAGGTTTAGGCTTAGAGCTGAAAAGGAAGGAGGGCCTCCACAGAGTGTAATTCAACTGTTTTAGGCGCGGGATCACCCGGTTCCCTAACCATGATCTTCTGTGCATTGCCAAATCAAAGCAGCTTTGTAGTAAAATCCAGAATCATCATAAGTTTTGAAAGACTCAAACAACAGCAGGAAGATCCAGCAGAGAAGCCGGAAACTCGTCGTTTCCGATTACAAACGTCCTACCCAACTTCTCCCATCCTCTGCAACACACAAAACGGTAATTCAAATCCAAGAATGATGCCACAGTAATGTTCTCTGACAAAAACATACACAAACCACAATATCAAATTCCTCCAGGAAACACTTTAACTCTAAAAACAGATTCAAGAATAATGCGACAAGAGAATGTCTTTGTGGGTTGTTCTCTCTGAAGAATTCAAGTGAGAAGATTCTCAACTTTACCAAACAGAGTCTTCTTCttaatcttcttctccttctccataATTGTTTATG
The window above is part of the Brassica napus cultivar Da-Ae chromosome C3, Da-Ae, whole genome shotgun sequence genome. Proteins encoded here:
- the LOC125583390 gene encoding uncharacterized protein LOC125583390; this translates as MVCNAKRAIIASRLKTKFTKRAHTEIELTKEKAKDCRRYLACGNLHEIDHHSVTYSVDMNLRTCGCMKWQVTGIPCIHAACVMIAKKIRFDDYVVDYYTTRKWRQTYSRGIKPVQGMKLWSRLGRIGVLPPPFGVGNRGRPSNHNRKKGLNESSSLSNKNKLSRDKRIMTCSNCREEGHNIQTCANERVENAPKIPRGRPRKEISRDLSQAQGPSKGPSQPQV